TCGATCAGCTCCGAGCGCTTTCGCAGTCAACCATGTTTCATCCTCTGGAATCCACAGGGCCGTATCTACGTATAAGTTTTTGAGTCTTTTACAGAATGGCAAATGCTGAGCCAATTGGCCAACCTCAACATGGGGATGGGCACTAATAAATGTCAAGTTCGGAAAGCGTTCCGCCAACTCGCCGAGTCTCCAAGGCTCTCCGGGGATAACGACATGCGTATGCGCCATAACAATAGCTCCCGGGTATTTTGACAACTCTTTTAATATTTTAACGATCAGTGGATGGTTAAGATAGGTACCCTGGTACATCATGTAAAAGGATAGCCCCTTAAGCCCAAGATCACCCATTATTCTGTGAACTTCTTCTATCGCTTTATCAACCTCATATGGGTCTACAATCCCCAAACCGCATGGAAACCTATCAGGATATTTCTCGACGGCCGCTGCGATAGTGTCATTTTGCCGCATAGTATCCTTAATGCCATTGGGAGCAGGATAACCAACTAGAGGGGATATTACCGCCATATCTGTCCCGTTATAATCCATCCTTTTAATGAGGTCCTCAGGAGTTACTTTTATGTACTCTGGCAGGAATACCCCGACACCCACTGTTTCACCAATGTGCGCATGCACATCGATTATAAAGAATTTTCTTTGTAGTTTTTTTATAACCTCCTTATTTAGAACACCCAAATTTTATCACCTTTTAGTGTTATAGGCAGTTAACGGATTTAAGATTTATCGTACTAACAATTCCGTAATCTGTTTGTGTCATATGAAGGACGGCATGATTTCTTTAGCAAATTTCTTGGTTAGTTCTAAATACTGCTCTGGTTTAGTAGACGGTGCTATCTCAACCACAACGTATTGACAGCCGGCGTCTGAATACCTTTCTAAACGTTTGATGTCAAAATCTAATTCACCTAAAACTCCAAAAGTAAAATTGCGTCCATCCCTTCCAAAATTCCGCAGTAGCTTCTTGATTCGCTCAACATATACGCTGTATTCTTCTGGACTAGATATTCCTTTAGAACCAATATCAAGAACCCATTCCCACTTAAAGGTGTGTGGTATCCACCCATCAAAGTACTTTGCGGTGACTTCTATCATGCGGGTTCGTTGCGCCCCAGACCACAAAGGCGGATGTGGTTTTTGAACTGGTTTGGGCATTAGTGTCGCATCGACCAGTGTATAATACTTCCCTTTAAATGTAACTTTTTCTTCACTCCAAAGCTTAAGCATTATCTGAAGTCCCTCTAGAAATTTCTCAAATCTGACTCGTGGTTCATCTAAAATGCCACTGGGCGAATAATTCACGAATTCATCTCGATAGTATCCGGCACCTAATCCAGCGATGGTTCTACCATTTGACAATATGTCAACCATTGTTATAACTTTGGCCAACTGACTCGGGATCCATCGAGGTATTGGACTTACCATACTTCCAAGCCGAATCCTAGTGGTTTTAGCAGCAACATATGAGAGCGTAGTCCACGTGTCTACAAGCTTGTCTGAAGGAAACGGTGGTGATGGGAATGCGTAATGGTCGGGTATTAGAATAGCGTCGTACCCCAGATTTTCAGCTGTTTGGGCCCATTTTTCAAGCTCTTCTAGTTTTGTCCACCATACGCAAGGGGCAGGGCTTATGCCAAACTTCATTTTCGGTCCCCAAGGTTACGTGTTACTCGCTACACACCGGTCCACATTTTTTCATAAAAATTAAACAAGCTCTCTTTGGTTATTTCTTTTGGATTCCAATTTATTTCGAAGAGGCTCTTTTCAAGGAAATCTTTGACTAGTTCACCAATTTTATCCTTTTCAATACCATATTCCCTCAAACTAGCCTTCAAACCGAATTCCTTGACTCTATTTCTGACCCATTGAACAGCTCTATTAGCAGCCTCCTCTTCGCTGAGCCCGGACACGTTTTCGCCCAATGCAGATGCTATCATCGCGAGTTTTTCTGCTGCAACTGGCAAGTTGTATTCCATAGCGTATGGCAAAGCAAGAGCGCACGCCTCTCCATGTGGAATATGCATTTTCTCGCCTAGGCGCATGGCAACTCCGTGTCCAATAACTAGGCCAGTGTTTGTGAAGGCTAACCCCGCAATCATTGCAGCAATAGCCATTCTTTTTCTTGCTTCAATGTTCCAACCTTGGTGATAGGCTATTCTGAAGTATTTACCGATAAGTCTGATGGCTCCTAGGTTTAAAGTGTCCGTGAACTCATTGGAATCCACAGATAACATTGATTCTATTGCATGGCTTAAAGCGTCGAAACCAGTGTTGGCTGTCACCTTACAAGGCATAGTTATAGTTAACATAGGGTCTACAATTGCGACGTCAGGGAGAAGCAACGGACTATGTATTATTTTTTTCTCTCCCTTACTTGTGAGTATGCAAAAGGCTGAAACCTCGCTGCCAGTCCCAGCAGTTGTTGGAGATAAAATCAGATTTAATCTGCGCTCAATTTTTCCCGATCCAAAATAATCCTCGATGGTACCTGGATTTACAGCCATTACGGCCGTCGCTTTGGCAATGTCAAGGGTGCTACCTCCTCCGATCCCTATAACGATATCAAAGTCTTTATCTTTTGAGAAAGACAAAGCTTTATTCAGTGCTTCGACGCTCGGTTCAGGCTCAATATCATCAAATATGTGGTAGCGTAGTCCATTCTTCTTTAAAAGTTCTTGAACTTTACTTGCAATATTCCCTTTAGCAATGATGGGATCCATTATCAAAAGCGCTTTTGAACCTAATTTCTTTGCTTCCTCACCGATTTTTTCAACGGAATTCACACCAACTATTACCTGTTTTGGCAAGATTATGGTGTAGGACCTCAATGATGGTATACGTTTTGCAAATTCCGAATTCATATTAATCAATCCTCCTTGGGTTCTTTTAAGTTTTAACCCGACGCTTAAAAATTTTCTCCAAAACAAAATTTTTAATTAACTTCTAACAGTTCCAACTGTTAAGCGTGTTCCTCTTCCAGCTACTTGCGAAGTACAACCTTATAAGGATCTAAACTTCTTAATATTGCTAACTCTTTATCTGTCGGTTCCTGTGTGGTTTCAACCTTATCGGGGATTTGTATGGGGAAACTACTATTTTCTTGTACATCTTTAACACTTACGTTGGGATGTACTGATATCAATTTCATTTTCTTGGTTTCTTTGTCAAACCCGTAGATTCCCAGCTGTGTGACAACTCTCCATGGTCCGGTATTGCGGGGTAATCCTACCTTTTCCCTTGCACCCGGACCAGTGAGGTACCCTGGTGTTGTTAGGAAATCAAGTTTTCTTACAAAACGTTGTTTGTCTTGTTTCATCAATACTATCGTTTTCCAGCATAGAGAGCCAAAGTCGTTTGCTCCGCCGCTTCCTGGAAGCCTAACTTTGGGCTTTTCATAGGGTCCGATGACGGTTGTGTTTATGTTTCCATACATATCTATTTGAGCAGCCCCGAGGAAAGCGTATTCACCATAGCCGGCCTGAATAAAACACATAGTGTAGTCCATACTGGCTGCCATAATAGCTTTATGAGTGGTCATCGAATCACCTACGGAGAGAGGTATTGTTGGGGGTTTATCTGGACACATACCTCCAGCTTCGTAAATGATAGCTAATTTTGGAGCGTGGGTGCATTTGGCAAGAAGTGCAGCAAGTATTGGCATGCCTGTACCGGTGAAAACTGTTTTGCCATCTTCTAAGAGTCTTGAAGCTGATACTATCATCATTTCGGTTAATGTATATTTTGGCTTTGACATCGCATTCACCCTCCGTTCAAGATGTAACCCATGGATAAACGAATTTTGCTCTTCCTTGTTCAAGCTTCTTGAGGTAATTCAGCTTCTTTATACCTCCAACAAGCTCAAGGTACTGATCAAAATCAGAAACACCGTAAACATATTTATCAAAGTATTCTTTTGTTCCCTCTTCTGTTCGTGTCATTTTTAAGTATTCAGCGATGTGTTCTTCGTCAAAGTAGTAGCGGTTTGGCATATTGCATGGATGGCAACCAAAAGGTGCTTCAACAACTGCATCTACGTAGAAGTATGGTATACAAGTTCGCCATGGTTCCTCCCTAATTTTTTCATGCGGGATTATTTCCTCAGTGGTTATTATTAGTCTTTTAGCGGCTCTTGCAAGTTCAAAATCCTCTACCAGTATGCCATCTATTTGACAGTTGCCATATTCATCGCATCGATGAACGTGTATTATCGCTACGTCCGGAAAGCATGCGGGAATGAGGCATATAGGTCTACCAGTGAAAGGATCCTTAACAATTTTTGCTGAACTATGCTTGAATGTGTCGGTACCCATCATTATATAAGCTGGAATCCAAGGTAATCCTGAAGCTGCAGCTTTAAACCTCCATTGAAGTGCAGCGTTGCTCCATTCTGCAGCAACCTTAACTCTACCAGTTTCAACAGCTCGTCTAGAAGCCGGTGACAAGCCACGCATTTCGTGTCCAAAGGAATAGCCAGCTTCTACTTTACTTACGCACCCAGCTGCAATAAGACAGTCAAGGTCATGCACTGACGTTTTTCCTGCAACTATTAAATTCCTCTTTCTTTGCCTTATGATTTCGTATATTGCCACCATTGAAACTCGTACGTGACCAAAACCACCTGATGCAATGTAACTACCGTCCTGCACGAACTTTGATATTGCTTCACGAATATCCATAACCTTGCTTTCCATCCTAGAACTTTTATTCGCTCTAACCCACGCACGATGCTCCTCGGGATCAACCCAACCCAAAAGCTCAGCCTTGCCTTCTTCGATAACTTCCATATGAATCCCCGTGCTCAGAAAGGACACACTGGATGGTTATGAAATATTTAAGCGTTACGTGATTGATGCAGCTGAAAATGAATTTTTATTATAAAAGAAAGAAAAATGTCTTTTTATTAGAATTTCTGGATCCGTGGGGGGCAGGAATTTTCACAAAACCTTAAATTTCTTTTTGAAGATCTGGAAGTATTTTCTCAAAATAGGTTAGCGCCTCCGGATTAGCTATAGCGTCTTTATTGAAGACAGGTCTGCCGTTTATGATGTTTGAAACTGCTATTTCGACTTTTTTCATGTTATATGTGTACGGGATATCTGGTGCTTCTATAATTATCGCTGGAACATGTCTTGGAGAGGCCTCTTCACGCAGGGCGTTCTTGATTTTGCTCTTCAAATCTTCTGTTAACGTGTAACCAGGCTTAAGTTTTACAAAAAGAATAATTCGTTGATCACCCTTCCAGTTTTGTCCCACAGCCAAACTGTCAGCTATTTCAGGTAGCCTCTCAACAACGTTGTATATTTCAGCTGTTCCAATACGCACGCCTGATGGTTTTAAAACGGCGTCGGATCTCCCTAAAATTGTAATTCCCCTGGTATCACTGTGAAATATAACCCAGTCACCGTGTCTCCAAACGTTTTTTCCAGGATAAAACGTGAAGTATGCCTCTAAATATTTCTCGTTATTTGGATCATTCCAGAAGTAAAGGGGCATCGAAGGAGCAGGAGCCTCGCATACAAGCTCACCTTCTTTGTCCCAAATGGGTTCACCTCTTGCGTCGTAGGCTTTTATTTTCATTCCAAGGCCAGGAGCTTGCAGCTCGCCTGCGTAGACTGGAAGGATGGGACACCCGATAGCAAAGCACCCATTAATATCTGTGCCGCCTGATATTGAGTTGAAATGTAGATCCTTTTTGACGTTTTCATAGATCCATTCGAAACCATCCGCTGAGAGGGGTGAGCCCGTTTGGGATATTTCACGGAGACATGCAAGGTTAAACTCTTTCCCAGGCTCAGCGTTTACTCCTCTCAAATAATTGATGTAACTTGCGCTACATCCAAAGATGGATATTTCCTCGTCTTCAATAATTTTCCACAATGTCCTCCAATCAGGATAATTGGGGTTACCATCATAGAGAATTATTGTTGCTCCAGTTGCTAATCCGCTCATAAGCCAATTCCACATCATCCAACTAGGCGATGTTATATACGTTATCCGATCAGTACGCTTCAAATCACTATGTATAATTAGCTCTTTCAAATGATTTACAAGTACTCCGCCGCAACTTTGCACCATGCATTTGGGTTTACCAGTCGTCCCTGAAGAAAACATTATGTAGAGAGGATGATTAGATGAAACCTGTCTAAATGAAGCTTTTTCCGTTGATGATAAAAAATCCTCATAAAGAACCGCGTTAGGAATCAGGCTTATGTCCGGCTTGTCCTGCAGATATGGAACCACTATAATTTTTTTGATCGATGGAACATCATTAACAACTTTCTTAACATGATCCAAAGTGTTAAAGCTTTTCCCCTTATAGAGGTAGCCATCCACTGTGAAAAGAACTTTGGGTTCTATTTGACCAAGACGGTCTATTACCGCACTAGTTCCTAATTCTATGCCACATGAAGCCCAAATGGCGCCAACACCAGCAGCGGCAAGCATAGCAATGCTCGTTTCAACTATATTTGGCATATATGCACAAACACGATCTCCCGGAGTGATTCCTATTTCGCGTAGCGAGTTTGCTAACCGTGCAACAAGCCTATAGAGCTCCCTATAAGTAATCCTAACACGCTCACCCATTTCATTTTTTGATATGAATGCTATATGATTATCAGTATACCTAAGAAGGTTCTCTGCAAAATTTAATTTCGCTCCCACGAACCAATTTGCACCAGGAAACTTCCTTAAATCATCAACTAAATTAGTGTAGGGTTCAGAATATTTTACTCCAACAAACTCCCAAACGGCCGCCCAAAAACTGTGTAAGTTTTCTATTGACCAGTCATAAAGATGGAAGTAGGAGCCTTCTGCATGCGGGTCTATTTCAAGACCATACTTTTCATCAACAAACTTGATAAACTGGGCAATATTTGACTTGTCCACGTGTTCACTAGAAGGTTGCCATAATAGTTTTCCCAAAGTCCCCCATATTATCGTAGAAAAAAGGTGTTATAAAAAATTAACGCAAATTTAGTTTAGATATACTGAAACAACGTTTAAGCCCATGTTGTTACTCCACCGTCTATGAAAAGCACCTGCCCCGTTACGAAATTTGACGCATCAGAAGCAAAATACACTACCGCACCTATTAGGTCGTCAGGATATGCCCATCGGCCCATTCTGATTCTAGAAAGCATTGACTTAGAAAGTTCTGGGTCACGCATTATATGTGCAGTGAGTGGGGTTGCCACAACTGTCGGTGCTATACAATTGACTTGAATATTGAAAGGAGCCCATTCACAAGCTAATTGTCTGGTAATCATTATTACAGCAGCCTTGCTAGTGCAGTAAGCGATGTAGTTTCTCGGCATGCCGAAGACCCCTCTGACCGATGAAATATTAATT
The sequence above is drawn from the Candidatus Bathyarchaeota archaeon genome and encodes:
- a CDS encoding CoA transferase subunit A translates to MEVIEEGKAELLGWVDPEEHRAWVRANKSSRMESKVMDIREAISKFVQDGSYIASGGFGHVRVSMVAIYEIIRQRKRNLIVAGKTSVHDLDCLIAAGCVSKVEAGYSFGHEMRGLSPASRRAVETGRVKVAAEWSNAALQWRFKAAASGLPWIPAYIMMGTDTFKHSSAKIVKDPFTGRPICLIPACFPDVAIIHVHRCDEYGNCQIDGILVEDFELARAAKRLIITTEEIIPHEKIREEPWRTCIPYFYVDAVVEAPFGCHPCNMPNRYYFDEEHIAEYLKMTRTEEGTKEYFDKYVYGVSDFDQYLELVGGIKKLNYLKKLEQGRAKFVYPWVTS
- a CDS encoding amidohydrolase; protein product: MGVLNKEVIKKLQRKFFIIDVHAHIGETVGVGVFLPEYIKVTPEDLIKRMDYNGTDMAVISPLVGYPAPNGIKDTMRQNDTIAAAVEKYPDRFPCGLGIVDPYEVDKAIEEVHRIMGDLGLKGLSFYMMYQGTYLNHPLIVKILKELSKYPGAIVMAHTHVVIPGEPWRLGELAERFPNLTFISAHPHVEVGQLAQHLPFCKRLKNLYVDTALWIPEDETWLTAKALGADRILYGGDIGGISQISFGLLQLLLTDIFTDEELEKIFSKNAAKIFGIKI
- a CDS encoding 3-oxoacid CoA-transferase, coding for MSKPKYTLTEMMIVSASRLLEDGKTVFTGTGMPILAALLAKCTHAPKLAIIYEAGGMCPDKPPTIPLSVGDSMTTHKAIMAASMDYTMCFIQAGYGEYAFLGAAQIDMYGNINTTVIGPYEKPKVRLPGSGGANDFGSLCWKTIVLMKQDKQRFVRKLDFLTTPGYLTGPGAREKVGLPRNTGPWRVVTQLGIYGFDKETKKMKLISVHPNVSVKDVQENSSFPIQIPDKVETTQEPTDKELAILRSLDPYKVVLRK
- a CDS encoding iron-containing alcohol dehydrogenase, producing the protein MNSEFAKRIPSLRSYTIILPKQVIVGVNSVEKIGEEAKKLGSKALLIMDPIIAKGNIASKVQELLKKNGLRYHIFDDIEPEPSVEALNKALSFSKDKDFDIVIGIGGGSTLDIAKATAVMAVNPGTIEDYFGSGKIERRLNLILSPTTAGTGSEVSAFCILTSKGEKKIIHSPLLLPDVAIVDPMLTITMPCKVTANTGFDALSHAIESMLSVDSNEFTDTLNLGAIRLIGKYFRIAYHQGWNIEARKRMAIAAMIAGLAFTNTGLVIGHGVAMRLGEKMHIPHGEACALALPYAMEYNLPVAAEKLAMIASALGENVSGLSEEEAANRAVQWVRNRVKEFGLKASLREYGIEKDKIGELVKDFLEKSLFEINWNPKEITKESLFNFYEKMWTGV
- a CDS encoding acetoacetate--CoA ligase, which encodes MGKLLWQPSSEHVDKSNIAQFIKFVDEKYGLEIDPHAEGSYFHLYDWSIENLHSFWAAVWEFVGVKYSEPYTNLVDDLRKFPGANWFVGAKLNFAENLLRYTDNHIAFISKNEMGERVRITYRELYRLVARLANSLREIGITPGDRVCAYMPNIVETSIAMLAAAGVGAIWASCGIELGTSAVIDRLGQIEPKVLFTVDGYLYKGKSFNTLDHVKKVVNDVPSIKKIIVVPYLQDKPDISLIPNAVLYEDFLSSTEKASFRQVSSNHPLYIMFSSGTTGKPKCMVQSCGGVLVNHLKELIIHSDLKRTDRITYITSPSWMMWNWLMSGLATGATIILYDGNPNYPDWRTLWKIIEDEEISIFGCSASYINYLRGVNAEPGKEFNLACLREISQTGSPLSADGFEWIYENVKKDLHFNSISGGTDINGCFAIGCPILPVYAGELQAPGLGMKIKAYDARGEPIWDKEGELVCEAPAPSMPLYFWNDPNNEKYLEAYFTFYPGKNVWRHGDWVIFHSDTRGITILGRSDAVLKPSGVRIGTAEIYNVVERLPEIADSLAVGQNWKGDQRIILFVKLKPGYTLTEDLKSKIKNALREEASPRHVPAIIIEAPDIPYTYNMKKVEIAVSNIINGRPVFNKDAIANPEALTYFEKILPDLQKEI
- a CDS encoding LLM class flavin-dependent oxidoreductase — encoded protein: MKFGISPAPCVWWTKLEELEKWAQTAENLGYDAILIPDHYAFPSPPFPSDKLVDTWTTLSYVAAKTTRIRLGSMVSPIPRWIPSQLAKVITMVDILSNGRTIAGLGAGYYRDEFVNYSPSGILDEPRVRFEKFLEGLQIMLKLWSEEKVTFKGKYYTLVDATLMPKPVQKPHPPLWSGAQRTRMIEVTAKYFDGWIPHTFKWEWVLDIGSKGISSPEEYSVYVERIKKLLRNFGRDGRNFTFGVLGELDFDIKRLERYSDAGCQYVVVEIAPSTKPEQYLELTKKFAKEIMPSFI